ATTAATTAGTTGTGTACTGCAAATTTACCGTAACGGTTTCCATTTACCAAACTAAATGCTGTTGAAATTGCTTTACTTGATTATCAAAAAGTTACGGTTTTATAGTTTTGTAAAAGCCTGATAATCATTATATAAATTGTAATGTAAATGTTAAATTATTGCGATGTTAACAGGAATTTACAATGTACTGACTTTTAGTTAATTATAAATTAACATGGATTGTTTATAACTTCGGATAGAATTTTAGAACTATTTCTTGTTTGTTCAATTAAAATCACTAATCCAAAATCGCTTTTAAAAATGCAAATTTAGTTTGGCTAATTTTTAGAAAAGTTATCAGCATCAAAAATTAGTTTGTTAACAGTAATTAACAAGTAAAGTTATTTACATTTTTAAGTAAAAAATGATTATCAACGGATGTTAACAATGTCTTAAAAAACCTTAAAAATGAACTCTTTAAAAGTAAATAGGGTTGTTAATAAGTCGGTATAACAAATGCTAACTTAAAATCCTACACTTAAAAAATTAAATTATTCCAACTATCAACAAGCTATAATAACCATCAAAAAATAAATTTAAAATTTCCTTTTTCTTTTTTTGTTTTTAATGAATGTTGACAACTTCGGAATATTTAAACGATTTTCAAATTTTGATTACGGTTAAATTCGTCGAGAATTTCTTTTGCTTCTTCTGCGTCATCCGGGTGAACCTTAAGTTTGATTCCTCCCAATGCTTGTGAATACATAGGTACGATGTTCATCATTGTCTCATTTTCGAAAAAATATCGGATGTCCTCTAAATCGAGCCTGTGTTTTAAAATAGTGATTTCATGAGGGTAATTGAAGATAGCGAGCGTGATGAAATTTTCCATTTGAATTTGGTTTTCATAAAGATAACAAGAAATGTATTTGGTTCGCTGATAGGCAAAAGTTATATTTTGTTTAAAAAAATTAACATTTGAGAAGAAACTGTCTACAATTTCGTAATTTTCAGCATTATTAGAAAAGAAATATGAGTAAGAAACCACGAAAGCCTGTAAAGAAAACTAAAGATTTTACAGCAAAAATTTTAAAGATTTTATCTCAAGATGCCAATAAAACATTCAATTATAAACAAATAGGAGCAAAGCTTGGAGTAGACGATACGAAAAGCCGCAATGAAATTATCAAGGACCTGAAGCTTTTAGCTTCACAGAAAAAAATTGTTGAGATTGAACCGGGTAAATACCTGGTGGTAGCTACCAGCCAGGATTATTACGAAGGTATAATCGACATGACAAGCAGAAAAACAGCCTATTTTGTTTCGGAAGAATTTGAAGATGATATTTTTATTCCTACCAATAACCTGAACAA
This portion of the Flavobacterium lindanitolerans genome encodes:
- a CDS encoding putative signal transducing protein; the encoded protein is MENFITLAIFNYPHEITILKHRLDLEDIRYFFENETMMNIVPMYSQALGGIKLKVHPDDAEEAKEILDEFNRNQNLKIV